One part of the Saprospiraceae bacterium genome encodes these proteins:
- a CDS encoding oligosaccharide flippase family protein — MTNSVKEKSPHLTLNHLFRWNFGGSLYMSILQLISIVLLGQFLSYKELGIYTIFQIIFRLALALFEPGMFVSIIQKPGFTFKIVRKEQFIQWMLVILGLILIALFFIWESNYLMMNPIIVLNSLLLFIIIGGFSYYASILSHYLKQKQVSISQMAGASCEFIFIVSTIWYFSPLIVFSIGLLIRFSVYYFVCYLYYKQLVIEENDRISEQEHIRYSAYQVLNQGISFVQGNFDTVLVGSLFGLLLLGPYNFASEISYLLFSKINPIFNRAILPLLSKHQQDNETRQLIITESLLSHALICISIYILLYAHIEPIIAFAFKDPEAKILLFAKYILIMAIIRSVNNIIFNQLLALGESKNLFKWNIVVLIINYLFIGIIFITKTDILTFLLINIFVSLSVLIYTIFKLLKYCDNRKSFFDILIRYILYLLVCVALIFLLSRLHLSLIPSLFCSVSLLFLVSLLFYKTKVLDLLKLRIM, encoded by the coding sequence TTGACTAATTCAGTGAAAGAAAAATCTCCTCATCTTACTCTTAACCATTTATTTCGATGGAATTTTGGAGGTTCTTTGTATATGTCCATATTGCAGCTCATTAGTATTGTTTTATTAGGGCAGTTTTTAAGCTATAAGGAGTTAGGAATTTATACGATATTTCAAATCATTTTCCGTTTAGCACTTGCATTATTTGAGCCTGGAATGTTTGTTTCGATTATCCAAAAACCTGGATTTACTTTTAAAATTGTACGAAAGGAACAGTTTATTCAATGGATGTTGGTGATTTTAGGACTAATTTTAATTGCACTTTTTTTTATCTGGGAATCAAATTACCTAATGATGAACCCCATCATCGTATTGAATAGCTTATTGCTTTTTATAATCATTGGAGGTTTTAGTTATTATGCTAGTATTTTAAGTCATTATTTAAAGCAAAAGCAAGTTAGCATTTCCCAAATGGCAGGTGCCAGTTGTGAATTTATTTTTATAGTTTCTACCATTTGGTATTTTTCGCCATTAATTGTTTTTAGTATTGGATTATTAATTCGGTTTTCAGTTTATTATTTTGTTTGTTACTTATATTATAAGCAATTAGTGATTGAAGAGAATGATCGTATTTCAGAGCAAGAGCATATTCGATATTCTGCATATCAAGTTTTAAACCAGGGTATTAGTTTTGTGCAAGGTAATTTTGATACGGTGCTTGTGGGCTCCTTATTTGGATTGCTATTATTAGGTCCGTATAATTTTGCTTCAGAGATAAGTTATTTGCTTTTTTCAAAAATCAATCCAATTTTTAATAGAGCAATCCTGCCGCTACTTTCTAAACACCAGCAGGATAATGAAACCCGACAGCTTATTATCACGGAATCATTGTTAAGTCATGCTTTAATATGCATTTCTATTTATATTCTTCTTTATGCACACATCGAACCTATTATAGCATTCGCTTTTAAGGATCCCGAGGCTAAGATCTTGTTATTTGCAAAGTACATTTTAATAATGGCGATCATTCGATCCGTGAATAATATCATTTTCAATCAATTGTTAGCTCTTGGGGAATCTAAGAATTTATTCAAATGGAATATTGTAGTATTAATTATTAATTATTTATTTATAGGAATTATTTTCATTACAAAGACAGATATTTTAACGTTTCTATTGATTAATATCTTTGTAAGTTTAAGTGTCTTGATTTATACCATTTTTAAATTGCTAAAATACTGTGATAATCGAAAGTCGTTTTTTGATATTTTAATTCGATATATTTTATATTTATTAGTATGTGTTGCTTTAATATTTCTTTTATCCAGACTTCATTTGTCTTTGATTCCCTCTTTATTTTGTAGTGTAAGTCTTCTTTTTCTTGTAAGCCTGTTATTTTACAAAACTAAAGTTCTGGATTTGTTAAAACTTCGGATCATGTAA